Proteins from a single region of Bradysia coprophila strain Holo2 chromosome X unlocalized genomic scaffold, BU_Bcop_v1 contig_416, whole genome shotgun sequence:
- the LOC119069973 gene encoding trypsin-2-like — protein MCTNCIRSGLAAFLILAAICCSRSAFAYDLRIIGGQIAQQSAVAHQVSIRLAEREREGEGFGFICGGSLISANAVLTAAHCMFRGENATMQHRPEDLMIVMGSLLLNTTTNFTIYRNVSKIIVHENYTINYVNDIAIILFNDSLIFNEAVRPIRIAEKGVNELTMCEVSGWGSTEYNIYGSQPSNTLLTATVPIVSLMDCTNSFGSYIQPGMICAGYYLEGGVDACQGDSGGPLVCDNVLTGVVSFGNGCAFPYFPGVYTDVRYYRDWITEKSSSEIVTSSVLLLVLSVFYVLY, from the exons CTTTCGCATATGACTTAAGAATAATCGGAGGTCAAATTGCACAACAAAGTGCTGTAGCTCACCaa GTGTCCATTCGTCTAGCAGAACGAGAACGTGAAGGTGAAGGATTTGGATTTATATGTGGCGGTAGTTTGATTTCCGCAAATGCGGTATTAACAGCTGCTCATTGTATGTTTCGTGGTGAAAATGCAACAAT GCAACATCGGCCAGAAGATCTTATGATTGTAATGGGTTCGTTGCTGTTAAACACAACAACCAATTTCACCATTTACAGAAATGTGTCCAAAATCATAGTCCATGAAAATTACAccataaattatgtaaatgaCATAGCAATTATACTGTTCAACGacagtttaattttcaatgagGCTGTCAGACCGATTCGTATTGCCGAGAAAGGTGTTAACGAGTTAACTATGTGCGAGGTGTCTGGATGGGGATCAACGGAATAC AACATTTACGGTTCGCAACCAAGTAATACTCTTTTGACAGCTACGGTGCCAATTGTCAGCTTAATGGATTGTACAAATAGTTTTGGTAGCTATATACAACCCGGCATGATTTGTGCTGGATATTATTTGGAAGGCGGTGTGGATGCATGTCAG GGCGATTCTGGCGGGCCGCTCGTTTGTGACAATGTACTGACGGGCGTTGTATCATTTGGAAATGGTTGCGCTTTTCCATACTTCCCTGGTGTATACACAGATGTAAGATATTATCGAGATTGGATAACAGAAAAGAGCAGCAGTGAAATTGTGACGAGTAGTGTATTGCTGTTAGTATTAAGTGTGTTTTATGTACTGTACTAA